A DNA window from Desulfatibacillum aliphaticivorans DSM 15576 contains the following coding sequences:
- a CDS encoding haloacid dehalogenase-like hydrolase, whose product MLSEIKHLEGRFPGMHRNNQGRHVKTVDKYKIYGASLDFRELCGRLLRPETRYLVLDLDGTFHKGLNPGVMLGFELCAYQAYGLDYMETMDDKNRLGSIVLNWKDQAAQSRYAKKGAKRWLLPGVLYYSLARVGWKVSPLRKTIRQTLGPHAMDRMLALMRLSLMHQMAGVPAEDVHKLVRSLWKRHADRQVIEPEDIQWLRDSFPTLKIIVSSASPRALLQVVQEQFPVHDIFATEVETINGKTSSPHWMHPVFGSGQPKRIAPPASLRQNAYYNKIKYLSLKYPDFMDPGVHTVGITDTKHGEDYPWSEYFKCVADINSPDPFSPLVSTASPLKEIHSAKIKTRREKEEAESEENSQPWDMPSPLPSSENFEFSKQDLEDVLVNELAKAEAAAIKCYDAAPGVVEDLGAMAGEAFAINQALENIIIGYNASVGEDRDLYFERVQEALKQTYRLNRHLNSRMNPVSKRWSEIEKIMESARSKIHKKAGRSLEDQPPPPYLEDQLIFSEKTLPGG is encoded by the coding sequence ATGCTATCTGAAATAAAACATCTTGAAGGACGCTTTCCCGGCATGCACCGGAACAACCAGGGGCGGCACGTGAAAACCGTGGACAAATACAAGATCTACGGGGCGTCTCTGGATTTCAGGGAATTGTGCGGCCGTTTGCTCAGGCCGGAGACCAGGTATCTTGTTTTGGACCTGGACGGCACCTTTCATAAAGGACTCAACCCCGGCGTCATGCTGGGCTTTGAATTGTGCGCCTACCAGGCTTACGGCCTGGATTATATGGAAACGATGGACGATAAAAATCGTCTTGGCTCCATCGTCCTGAACTGGAAGGATCAGGCCGCCCAAAGCCGGTACGCCAAAAAAGGGGCCAAAAGATGGCTGTTGCCCGGAGTTTTGTATTATTCCCTGGCCCGGGTGGGGTGGAAAGTATCGCCGCTGAGAAAGACCATCCGCCAGACTCTGGGGCCCCACGCCATGGACCGGATGCTGGCCCTCATGCGCCTGAGCCTTATGCATCAAATGGCGGGCGTTCCGGCGGAGGACGTGCATAAGCTGGTCAGAAGCCTGTGGAAGCGGCATGCGGACCGTCAGGTCATTGAGCCCGAAGACATCCAATGGCTGAGGGATTCGTTTCCAACCTTAAAAATCATCGTAAGCAGCGCGTCGCCCCGGGCCTTGCTGCAGGTGGTGCAGGAACAATTCCCGGTGCACGACATATTCGCCACGGAAGTGGAAACCATCAACGGCAAGACCAGTTCGCCCCACTGGATGCATCCGGTGTTCGGAAGCGGCCAGCCCAAACGGATCGCCCCGCCTGCGTCCCTGCGCCAGAACGCCTATTACAACAAGATTAAGTATTTATCTTTGAAATACCCGGACTTTATGGACCCCGGCGTTCATACTGTAGGAATCACGGACACCAAACACGGGGAAGATTATCCCTGGTCGGAATATTTCAAGTGCGTGGCCGACATAAACAGCCCGGACCCGTTTTCGCCTTTGGTATCCACGGCCTCGCCGCTCAAGGAAATCCATTCGGCCAAGATCAAAACCCGCCGGGAAAAGGAAGAGGCCGAGTCGGAGGAAAACTCCCAGCCCTGGGATATGCCTTCCCCCCTGCCCTCTTCGGAGAATTTTGAGTTTTCCAAGCAGGACTTGGAGGATGTCCTGGTCAACGAACTGGCCAAGGCCGAAGCCGCGGCCATCAAGTGCTATGACGCCGCCCCCGGGGTAGTGGAAGACCTGGGCGCCATGGCCGGAGAGGCCTTTGCAATAAACCAGGCTTTGGAGAATATCATTATCGGTTATAACGCCAGCGTAGGCGAAGATCGGGACCTGTATTTCGAAAGGGTGCAGGAGGCCCTTAAGCAGACCTACCGTCTTAACCGGCACTTGAACTCCCGCATGAATCCCGTGTCCAAAAGGTGGTCCGAGATCGAAAAAATCATGGAGTCCGCCCGTTCCAAAATCCATAAGAAAGCCGGGCGCTCCCTGGAAGATCAGCCGCCTCCGCCTTATTTGGAGGACCAGCTTATCTTTTCGGAAAAGACTCTGCCCGGAGGCTGA
- a CDS encoding diacylglycerol/lipid kinase family protein codes for MKKFLFLVNPISGSSPGTIVASRIAHALKGRVPYSQYDIVFTEKDIAAQASALAPHYEAVIGAGGDGTFGALVQAAAQTPNPPKIGVIPFGVGNDFARSLGVLEVLKHWGIPGMINMFLAGKTKMVDVLHINGEHLFSSYLGIGNDAKISNTFNHFRPRTPRSVAGLRIGINKVLYTGFSLRNLAYTIPFAFEIRYRNSSGRETCVNAPVGLHGILVTNSAIYAGGAKVSSRTDLSDGKFEVTVIKDIRHWWAMHLTRFFKMPLDELSPMVYQISTDWLKISLNGETFFQIDGEEPGPEITEAKSLEVKVSHQMEMFRP; via the coding sequence ATGAAAAAGTTTCTGTTTTTAGTCAATCCGATATCAGGCAGCAGCCCCGGGACCATTGTAGCCTCCCGGATCGCTCATGCGTTAAAGGGCCGCGTGCCCTATTCCCAGTACGATATTGTTTTTACGGAAAAAGACATAGCCGCCCAGGCCAGCGCTTTGGCGCCCCATTACGAGGCTGTGATCGGCGCCGGGGGCGACGGCACCTTCGGCGCCCTGGTTCAGGCTGCGGCGCAAACGCCCAATCCGCCGAAAATAGGCGTTATCCCTTTTGGGGTGGGGAACGATTTCGCAAGGTCTCTGGGGGTGCTGGAAGTGCTTAAGCACTGGGGCATTCCCGGCATGATCAACATGTTTCTTGCCGGAAAAACCAAGATGGTGGATGTGCTGCATATCAACGGCGAGCACTTGTTTTCCAGCTATTTGGGAATCGGGAATGATGCGAAAATATCCAACACCTTCAACCATTTTCGGCCCAGGACCCCCAGGTCCGTGGCCGGGCTTCGCATCGGCATCAACAAGGTTTTGTATACGGGCTTCAGCCTGCGTAATCTGGCGTACACAATCCCGTTCGCCTTTGAAATCAGGTACAGAAACTCCAGCGGCAGGGAAACCTGCGTGAACGCTCCCGTGGGCCTGCACGGGATATTAGTGACCAATTCCGCCATTTATGCGGGCGGCGCCAAGGTATCCTCCAGGACGGATCTCTCGGACGGTAAGTTCGAGGTGACTGTCATCAAGGACATTCGCCATTGGTGGGCCATGCATTTGACGCGATTTTTTAAAATGCCTCTGGACGAACTTTCGCCCATGGTGTACCAAATATCCACGGACTGGCTGAAAATCAGTCTGAACGGAGAAACCTTCTTCCAGATCGACGGGGAGGAGCCCGGGCCTGAAATAACCGAAGCAAAAAGCCTGGAAGTCAAGGTTTCTCACCAAATGGAAATGTTTAGGCCTTAG
- the dctP gene encoding TRAP transporter substrate-binding protein DctP, with protein sequence MFKMWKRICIAFLCLILLAPAAGLAKDYGDKDSAKVIWKTATMAPKGIGYSQLFEEILLPEIEAQTKGDLYLKIYWGGVMGDDKQILKKMRIDQLQGAGLSGQGTFELSNEIAVLGLPFMFNNYEEIDYVKTKMIDTFDAVVRDESGFKVLQWLDQDFDQIYSSKYPMDHCENFSKVRFITWYGNLEGRVLEKLGASPIPIDVAEIPSTVRSGAGEALIAPSIWIAATQLYNSFEYVNSAKIRYTPAFVVVTERAWNQVPPEHVKAVAKMRVPLSQTFCEHSRLESEKYLKAIMSRGIKCAQPCKEEMELLKAKTIPLWEELAGDLYSQEILDELLAHLQEFRNMQKGG encoded by the coding sequence ATGTTTAAAATGTGGAAGCGCATCTGTATTGCTTTTCTCTGTCTAATCTTACTTGCACCCGCTGCGGGCCTTGCCAAAGACTACGGCGACAAGGACTCCGCAAAAGTCATTTGGAAAACCGCTACTATGGCGCCCAAGGGCATTGGGTATTCCCAATTGTTCGAGGAAATTCTGCTGCCTGAAATCGAAGCCCAAACCAAGGGAGATTTGTACCTTAAGATCTACTGGGGCGGCGTCATGGGGGACGACAAGCAAATCCTGAAAAAAATGCGCATCGACCAGTTGCAGGGCGCAGGACTTTCGGGCCAGGGCACCTTTGAACTATCCAACGAGATTGCTGTTCTGGGTTTGCCCTTTATGTTCAACAACTACGAGGAAATCGATTACGTTAAAACCAAGATGATCGATACCTTTGATGCAGTCGTGCGGGATGAGTCAGGATTCAAGGTGCTCCAGTGGCTGGACCAGGATTTCGACCAGATTTACTCCAGTAAATATCCCATGGATCATTGCGAGAACTTCAGCAAGGTCCGATTCATCACCTGGTACGGAAACCTGGAAGGAAGGGTCCTGGAAAAGCTGGGCGCCAGCCCCATCCCCATCGACGTGGCGGAAATACCCTCCACGGTCCGGTCCGGGGCCGGAGAAGCGCTCATAGCCCCTTCCATTTGGATTGCGGCCACCCAGTTGTACAACTCGTTCGAATACGTCAATTCCGCAAAAATCCGGTACACTCCGGCCTTTGTGGTGGTAACTGAACGCGCTTGGAATCAGGTTCCTCCGGAGCACGTAAAAGCGGTGGCGAAGATGCGGGTTCCGCTCTCCCAGACCTTTTGCGAACACTCACGCCTGGAGTCGGAAAAATATCTGAAAGCCATCATGAGCCGGGGCATTAAATGCGCCCAGCCCTGCAAGGAGGAAATGGAGCTTTTGAAGGCCAAAACCATCCCCTTGTGGGAAGAGCTTGCAGGCGATTTGTACTCCCAGGAAATCCTGGACGAACTGCTGGCCCATTTGCAGGAATTCCGCAACATGCAAAAGGGGGGATGA